A stretch of the Aegilops tauschii subsp. strangulata cultivar AL8/78 chromosome 4, Aet v6.0, whole genome shotgun sequence genome encodes the following:
- the LOC120963496 gene encoding uncharacterized protein — protein sequence MTHIDKVFGKSSAKTILDARLRLKVTIDSIRWLTFQACAFRGHDESPGSINRGNFLELVKLLASYNKEVKDVVLENAPGNAKYTSHQVQEEILGILSRKVQRTIREEIGDSKFCIMVDEACDESKKEQMALVLRFPDTEGFIQEHFVDVIHVNDTPALTLKETICTVLADNNLNVEDIRGQAYDGASNMRGEWNRLKALILKACPYAYYIHCMAHQLQLALVAASREKKSIDILNALDTLSNTKVLLADLREEGWEPLIEEVKTFCVKHEVEIPDMSRKYVDVTKSQHKHNKITVLHHYKADVFNVAIDQQLVEINDRFSVQTTELMTLCVSLDPRHDSFDISKICRLVEKLCPADFSSQEQARLESQLPHYQLDVCNHPELKSSSSLADLTVALHKTGKASVYPMVDRLLRLVITLPVSTATAESFFSNEDHQDASPK from the exons ATGACTCATATTGATAAGGTGTTTGGGAAATCATCTGCAAAAACGATTTTAGATGCAAGGCTAAGGCTCAAAGTTACAATTGATTCCATCCG GTGGTTAACATTCCAGGCTTGTGCTTTTAGAGGGCATGATGAATCCCCGGGATCCATTAACCGGGGTAATTTCCTAGAACTGGTAAAACTTTTGGCTTCTTATAACAAGGAGGTGAAAGATGTTGTCTTGGAAAATGCTCCTGGAAACGCAAAGTACACATCTCATCAGGTTCAAGAGGAAATTCTTGGTATACTTTCTCGAAAGGTGCAAAGAACAATTAGAGAAGAAATTGGTGATAGCAAATTTTGTATAATGGTTGACGAAGCTTGCGATGAATCCAAGAAAGAGCAAATGGCATTGGTCCTTCGGTTTCCCGACACTGAAGGGTTCATACAGGAGCATTTTGTTGATGTCATTCATGTGAATGACACTCCTGCATTGACTCTCAAGGAGACAATTTGCACTGTTCTAGCAGATAACAATTTAAATGTGGAAGATATCAGAGGTCAGGCCTATGACGGGGCCAGTAATATGCGAGGGGAGTGGAACAGATTGAAAGCTTTAATTCTGAAGGCGTGCCCTTATGCATATTACATTCATTGTATGGCGCATCAGCTTCAATTGGCCCTTGTTGCAGCATCACGAGAG AAGAAATCTATCGATATTTTGAATGCATTAGATACACTCTCTAACACTAAGGTGCTCCTCGCTGATCTAAGAGAAGAAGGATGGGAACCTCTCATAGAGGAGGTTAAGACCTTTTGTGTGAAGCATGAAGTTGAGATCCCCGATATGAGTCGCAA GTATGTTGATGTGACTAAGTCTCAGCATAAACATAATAAAATCACGGTGCTTCACCACTACAAAGCAGATGTGTTCAATGTGGCGATAGATCAACAATTGGTTGAGATAAATGACCGTTTTAGCGTTCAGACTACAGAGCTAATGACACTCTGTGTATCCTTGGATCCAAGGCATGACTCATTTGACATATCAAAGATCTGCAGGCTTGTGGAAAAATTATGTCCTGCAGATTTTTCTAGTCAAGAGCAGGCTCGCCTGGAGTCACAACTTCCACACTATCAGTTAGATGTTTGCAACCATCCAGAGCTGAAATCTTCGTCATCACTGGCTGATTTGACCGTTGCATTGCATAAAACAGGTAAAGCCTCTGTGTATCCAATGGTGGACAGATTATTGCGCTTGGTCATCACTCTCCCGGTGTCAACTGCAACTGCGGAGAGCTTTTTCAGCAATGAAGATCATCAAGACGCGTCTCCGAAGTAA